A genomic stretch from Streptosporangium album includes:
- a CDS encoding serine hydrolase domain-containing protein: protein MTIGGTSLTRRRFLQAGAGAVPALALDPGLARAATTPATTGVVPASLAGFDSMMKKYVTERQIDCAQLAVARKGKILLARGYGGYSIRDAQNQPVYRLVQPTSLLRVASLSKHITSAAIMRLVQDGKLSLSTPVTTLLGLSTQADPRLAKVTVLRLMQHLGGWDRDASKDPLWLDHTISTVLDVPLPISHANIMRYTTDRPLDFDPGSKMVYSNYGYMLLGRIIEKVSGTTYESYIKQKLLAPAGITRMRLGRSLRAESPASEVNYTSKYTNKSVVDDSGTVVPYPYGGFSMPNQDANGGWTASAVDLVKFAMVFDAAGPILNATSIAKLFAKPEIGVNGNGSWYGGGWWVRTSGSGINTWHNGSMPGTFSFLARLSNGVSYCAVFNRREEEGSPDFDSIDPLLGQAAGAVTSWPTTDLTSRYF from the coding sequence GTGACGATCGGTGGGACCAGCCTTACACGGCGTCGTTTCCTGCAGGCGGGGGCCGGAGCCGTTCCCGCCCTGGCGCTGGATCCGGGACTGGCGCGGGCGGCCACGACACCGGCGACCACCGGGGTCGTCCCGGCCTCGCTGGCCGGTTTCGACAGCATGATGAAGAAGTACGTCACGGAGCGCCAGATCGACTGTGCCCAGCTCGCGGTGGCACGCAAGGGCAAGATCCTGCTGGCGCGCGGCTACGGGGGATACTCGATCCGAGACGCGCAGAACCAGCCGGTCTACAGGCTCGTGCAGCCGACCTCGCTGCTCCGCGTCGCCAGCCTCAGCAAGCACATCACGTCGGCCGCGATCATGAGGCTGGTCCAGGACGGCAAGCTCAGCCTGTCCACCCCGGTCACCACGCTGCTCGGGCTCTCGACGCAGGCCGATCCCCGGCTCGCGAAGGTCACCGTGCTGAGGCTGATGCAGCATCTGGGCGGATGGGACAGGGACGCCTCGAAGGACCCGCTCTGGCTGGACCACACGATCTCCACGGTGCTCGACGTGCCTTTGCCGATCAGCCATGCCAACATCATGCGCTACACCACGGACCGGCCGCTCGACTTCGACCCCGGCTCCAAGATGGTCTACAGCAACTACGGCTACATGCTGCTCGGCCGGATCATCGAGAAGGTCTCCGGCACGACCTACGAGTCCTACATCAAGCAGAAGCTCCTCGCTCCCGCCGGCATCACCAGGATGCGGCTGGGCCGCAGCCTCCGGGCGGAGTCGCCCGCGAGCGAGGTGAACTACACCTCCAAGTACACCAACAAATCCGTGGTGGACGACTCGGGCACCGTCGTGCCGTACCCCTACGGCGGTTTCAGCATGCCCAACCAGGACGCCAACGGTGGCTGGACGGCCTCGGCGGTCGACCTGGTGAAGTTCGCCATGGTCTTCGACGCCGCCGGCCCGATCCTGAACGCCACCTCGATCGCCAAGCTGTTCGCCAAGCCCGAGATCGGAGTCAACGGCAACGGATCATGGTACGGCGGCGGCTGGTGGGTCCGGACCTCGGGCAGCGGCATCAACACCTGGCACAACGGGTCGATGCCCGGCACGTTCAGCTTCCTGGCCCGGCTGAGCAACGGCGTCTCCTACTGCGCCGTGTTCAACCGCCGGGAGGAGGAGGGCTCACCCGACTTCGACTCGATCGACCCGCTGCTCGGACAGGCGGCGGGCGCGGTGACCTCCTGGCCGACGACCGACCTCACCTCCCGATACTTCTGA